The genomic region GCTAGGACAGCCCCTGGCCACAGCGACCAAGCCGTTGTCTGTGAATTCTGGCAACAGGCTAAGGGACAGCTGCCTCAGCTGGGGAAACTGGAGCACCTACAAGGATGGGGAGGGTAGGGGAGAGGTAAATGCCACTGGAGCCCACAGCCTTGGCCTTTccagatcctcccaccccagccaggGCGTGACTAGAGGCAGCAGAAGCCAATGAAAAAGGAACTCCAAGGTCAACTTTTTTCCAAGCAAAAAGTGGGTTGGCCCAGACCCCTGACTTCAGCCCCCAGATCCTCAGCCTACCCGCACCCCCAGCCCCACACCTTGGCTAAACTGGCATCAGTCAGCTTGCTGCAGGCTGTGAGGTCCAACTCCTGCAGGGCTCGCAGCATGAGCAGGGAGGGGCCCTGTGGCTCTGGACAGGCATCCTTGGTACCTGAGGCCTGATGCTCCAGCTCTGGGCGTGACTGTGGGAAGAAGCCTTTGCTTCTCAGGTTCCTCCTGAGTTTGCCCTTAAATACTCCTACAGAGACttgggaggggcaggagggcagCTGATCCCAGGGGCCACCCCGTCCTCCAAGACCTCGAGGGTCCCACACCTGGGTCCCCTGCAcaggctcccccagccccagaaGCCCCCAGTCACAGAGCTCCCTGCACCACGCCAGGCGCAGGACTGAGAGGTGGGTGAGGTAGGTGCAGATGGCCTGCAGGGTCCTGTTGGTGAGGGTCACACAGGAGGACAGGTCTAGCACCCTGAGGCTCAGGCCCAGCGCTGGGATCATGGAGAGCACTGAGGCATCctaggagggaggaagggaggagacagGATGGAGCACCAGCTGGTTGCCTATGCCACCTGGCCTGGCAGGGGTAGCTAGAAAGGATCTGTTCAAGGTTCTCACCCCACAGGCAGGAGGGAGCTACCAGAGGGtccaaggaaggaagaaacatgGTCCCTGTGCTGGTAGTGAAAGGTGGGGGTGGACAGGGTGGGCCGTGGGGGTTGCCACAGGAAAAAGGCCTGGACTGTGGCTGGGGCAGGAAGGATGCAGGTGGCAAGGCCTAGGGTGGCCACCCTGCCTATGCTCCCAGCCCCTGCCAAAAAAGTGAATGAGGCCACCTCAGACCACAGCTCACAACTGGACCAGCCAGTTGACCCTGCTAAGCCAATCGGAGTTGCTCCCTCTAGAGCTGGACGCAAAACAATGAGATGTAGGTAGAGCTGCCAGCTGCCAGAGCAGTTAGGGACAGGGAGCAGGAGCTAAGGGCAGAGTAGAGGAGGCTGGTTTGTAGAGAGATGCACAGAGGGGAGCTTCAGGGACACAAGAACTtgaggcctggaggcagcagctgAGAGGACACGGGGATGTTGTACTACATATCTGACATGCTTGGTGCCAAAGAGGAGGAGTAAGGCCGGGAAGAGAGGCGCTTGGAGGGGAACAAGGTGGAGAGACGGTTTTAAGGTTGGGAATGCCCTGGTCAAATGGACAGGCTGAAGAAATAATCCGCTAAAGAGGGACAGACTGACACTGCCAAGACAGGGGCGCCACCCAGAAGGACAGCGCTGAGCCCTGCTGACGGGCCTGGCCTTGGCTAGGAAATGACCCTGCTGCTCCTGTCACATCACCCTCGCAGGCCCCGCCCCAGCACCTTCCTCAGtgctccttccctgccttccttGCCCATCACCCCCTTTCTTCAGCCCGCCCAGCTCCAGAACACTCATCCTCAGTGCCCCTCCCCAGACCGCAGCGGTCGCCACACACTTGACATGTGAGCTGTTGGCTGCCTCGTGGGCTGGGCCACCTTGGCCACTTGGACCTCCTAGGCCCAGAATGGGGGGTTTGGGGGGGGCGTGCTGGCAGCAACAGCAGCTATCTAGGCTCTTGCCCTCCTCCAGACTGGGTCCCAAGTTCATTTCTAACTGCCAATCATAGGCATGAACACTGGGGAGTCCCTCCCTGGTGCCAAAGGCCCCCCACCACCCCGCTTCCCCTCTCCCGCTGTCTTCAGCcctggagaggaaggaaggggatgaTGGTGTGCTCACCTTCAATGAAGAGCAGTGGGCCAGGCTGAGGGAGGCCAGCTGGGATGGAGCCCCGTGCAT from Pan troglodytes isolate AG18354 chromosome 18, NHGRI_mPanTro3-v2.0_pri, whole genome shotgun sequence harbors:
- the LRRC29 gene encoding leucine-rich repeat-containing protein 29 isoform X3, with the translated sequence MLTYILSFLPLSDQKEASLVSWAWYRAAQNALREQPGLTSLDLSGCSELTDGALLAVSRGLRRLSLGKLQRLTDAGCTALGGLQELQSLDMAECCLVRGRELAQALGSMHGAPSQLASLSLAHCSSLKDASVLSMIPALGLSLRVLDLSSCVTLTNRTLQAICTYLTHLSVLRLAWCRELCDWGLLGLGEPVQGTQVWDPRGLGGRGGPWDQLPSCPSQVSVGVFKGKLRRNLRSKGFFPQSRPELEHQASGTKDACPEPQGPSLLMLRALQELDLTACSKLTDASLAKVLQFPQLRQLSLSLLPEFTDNGLVAVARGCPSLEHLALSHCSRLSDKGWAQAASSWPRLQHLNLSSCSQLIEQTLDAIGQACRQLRVLDVATCPGINMAAVRRFQAQLPQVSCVQSRFVGGADLTLTL
- the LRRC29 gene encoding leucine-rich repeat-containing protein 29 isoform X8; the encoded protein is MAECCLVRGRELAQALGSMHGAPSQLASLSLAHCSSLKDASVLSMIPALGLSLRVLDLSSCVTLTNRTLQAICTYLTHLSVLRLAWCRELCDWGLLGLGEPVQGTQVWDPRGLGGRGGPWDQLPSCPSQVSVGVFKGKLRRNLRSKGFFPQSRPELEHQASGTKDACPEPQGPSLLMLRALQELDLTACSKLTDASLAKVLQFPQLRQLSLSLLPEFTDNGLVAVARGCPSLEHLALSHCSRLSDKGWAQAASSWPRLQHLNLSSCSQLIEQTLDAIGQACRQLRVLDVATCPGINMAAVRRFQAQLPQVSCVQSRFVGGADLTLTL